Proteins encoded by one window of Deinococcus yavapaiensis KR-236:
- a CDS encoding MerR family transcriptional regulator: MSALTVPSDWIGTLDAFVELANATLPHVLPLDKTGRAKDEVNPRLVRHYTTQGLLDEPLKVGREARYTRRHLLQLLALRRFMHEGHGATALHKVLSGKSDDALEALLLGTATFEVQPSAAANPALAYLDSLRGSSPPPAPMPRATPAPSSVPPERYTRLAVRPDLELHVGPAFQAPKTPAERARLADALLAALDQLRRTKP, translated from the coding sequence ATGTCAGCGTTGACCGTGCCGAGCGATTGGATCGGCACTCTGGATGCGTTCGTGGAGCTCGCGAACGCGACATTGCCCCACGTCCTGCCCCTCGACAAGACGGGCCGCGCCAAAGACGAAGTGAACCCCCGCCTCGTGAGGCACTACACCACGCAAGGATTGCTTGACGAACCGCTTAAAGTGGGTCGTGAAGCGCGGTACACGCGCCGCCACCTGCTGCAACTGCTCGCCCTGAGGCGCTTCATGCACGAAGGACACGGAGCCACCGCCCTGCACAAAGTCTTGAGCGGAAAGAGCGACGACGCCCTCGAAGCCCTCCTGCTCGGCACCGCCACCTTCGAGGTGCAGCCCAGCGCGGCCGCCAATCCCGCGCTCGCATACCTCGACTCGTTGCGCGGCTCCTCGCCGCCCCCAGCGCCCATGCCGCGCGCCACTCCGGCGCCCAGCAGCGTGCCGCCCGAACGTTACACGCGGCTCGCGGTCCGCCCGGACCTCGAGTTGCACGTCGGCCCCGCCTTTCAAGCGCCCAAGACGCCTGCCGAGCGAGCTCGCCTCGCCGACGCGCTTCTCGCGGCTCTCGACCAACTTCGGAGGACCAAGCCATGA
- a CDS encoding sensor histidine kinase: MTRSWWQTLAFKLTVAFAFVALLALGTVGLISSLSTRSEFNSFINERTREDLISQVQSYVQQNGTVQGFSQRGRTRDRGPTTSLDTNGRGPRPGQGSAPRRDVDPFVVLDAQRQPLGTLPDGAVTSTQQANAFPVSVNGRVVAYVAESNFAMTLDPRSQQFLQRTTNAILWAMLAAVVAAVLMGLLVARALLGPLRELLERIHAMRRGEAPTALARARNDEFGEVLTAFHDMHASVALNQQARRQLTANIAHDLNTPLSVMSGTLEAILDGTFKPTNERLARLLRESRHMSDLVNDLRFLALVDAGELHLQRSNANVAELVREATDSFSERAAHSDVTLSFGASGPDVDVPVDARRVTQVVHNLLSNAFAHTPRGGRVEVRARTSPSTVQVSVSDTGSGIAAQHLPFVFDRLYRGDEARSEGGSGLGLSICKSIVEAHGGEISIASEVGRGTTVAFTLPRRDSLTERREEGQQAT, from the coding sequence GTGACACGTTCGTGGTGGCAGACGTTGGCGTTCAAGCTGACCGTTGCCTTCGCGTTCGTGGCGCTGCTCGCGCTCGGCACCGTCGGATTGATCTCGTCGCTTTCGACGCGCAGCGAGTTCAACTCGTTCATCAACGAGCGAACTCGAGAAGATTTGATTTCGCAGGTGCAATCGTACGTGCAGCAAAACGGCACGGTGCAAGGATTTTCTCAGCGAGGCCGAACGAGGGACCGCGGTCCCACCACCTCGCTCGACACCAACGGGCGCGGACCTCGCCCCGGGCAAGGCTCCGCGCCGAGGCGCGACGTCGACCCGTTCGTGGTGCTCGACGCGCAACGCCAACCCCTGGGAACGCTGCCCGACGGCGCCGTGACGAGCACCCAGCAGGCGAACGCCTTTCCCGTGAGCGTGAACGGTCGCGTGGTCGCGTACGTCGCGGAGTCGAACTTCGCCATGACGCTCGATCCGCGCAGCCAGCAGTTTTTGCAGCGCACGACGAACGCGATCTTGTGGGCGATGCTCGCCGCCGTCGTCGCGGCCGTGCTGATGGGCTTGCTGGTGGCGCGCGCCTTGCTCGGCCCGCTTCGCGAATTGCTGGAGCGCATTCACGCCATGCGGCGCGGTGAGGCGCCGACGGCCCTGGCGCGCGCGCGAAACGACGAATTCGGCGAGGTGCTCACCGCCTTTCACGACATGCACGCGTCCGTGGCGCTCAACCAGCAGGCGAGGCGTCAACTCACGGCGAACATCGCGCACGACCTCAACACCCCGCTCTCCGTGATGTCGGGCACGCTGGAGGCGATTCTCGACGGGACCTTCAAACCCACCAACGAGCGCCTCGCGCGCTTGCTGCGCGAATCTCGGCACATGAGCGACCTCGTGAACGACTTGCGCTTCTTGGCGCTCGTCGACGCGGGCGAACTGCACTTGCAGCGCTCGAACGCGAACGTCGCCGAGCTCGTGCGTGAAGCGACCGACAGCTTCTCGGAGCGGGCGGCGCACTCGGACGTGACCTTGAGCTTCGGGGCGAGCGGACCAGACGTCGACGTTCCCGTGGACGCGCGCCGCGTGACCCAGGTCGTTCACAACCTGCTCTCCAACGCGTTCGCGCACACGCCGCGAGGCGGCCGGGTGGAGGTGCGCGCCCGCACCTCGCCGAGTACCGTCCAAGTGAGCGTGAGCGACACGGGCTCGGGCATCGCCGCGCAGCACTTGCCGTTCGTGTTCGACCGCCTGTACCGCGGCGACGAGGCGAGAAGCGAAGGTGGCAGCGGCCTCGGTCTTTCGATTTGCAAGTCGATCGTGGAGGCGCACGGCGGCGAGATTTCGATTGCCAGCGAGGTCGGGCGTGGCACGACCGTCGCCTTCACGCTTCCGCGACGCGACTCGTTGACCGAGCGTCGCGAGGAGGGGCAGCAAGCGACTTGA
- a CDS encoding GAF domain-containing protein, with protein MPDFSTSTDTNRLGRAFEALPDPFFVLDSDWRVTFLNGAAAAFVDRSEAALQGRVLWEVFPGVIGSSFEVSLRLARSEAKLVEDEAYFSRFGRWVEVRAFPVDDGLAVHVRDVTARKDAQRRAQALREVTLALARPLTRDEVVRAVLTLALPALGAYAGLIARLTPEGDALEVEQTAGYPVEIARTWRRHPLEAPLPVTTCVRENRVVLLPEAELDGDPTLRRHRTPTTRSLAALPLRFGDKVTGALLVAFDVAHAFDAAQRAFLEDVAAQGAAALERAHAFDTEVRAARHARALVELGARLIEAQRFEDVTDAALLVGRRASGAYAAALYRLEDGRLVEIERQDDEHDSRAWRTVDLSSPFLAALDVTSAPHFLMAEAVARLAPDVRLGETTRAIALLPLRVRDRPLGLLLFAFDHTPTFDDLKRGFLTAVASQTALALERVALAHRSQEERDRYRVLLTVTNDAVWDWQLHEDLVTWNEGISNLFGYALHAKETTGEWWKDHIHPHDRSRVLSGIDAALEGSVDEWRDEYRFRRADGSYALVLDRGQVLRGVDGRAVRMIGGMTDLSERERHRVELQEVNASLERRIAERTEALQAETAALSAFAAFTRAVGNETNLHALARLALETLMSAFGEGGAVYYDRERDEWKAAVWAGESIDETGLLPNSSPRAAMFADARAREDGLGGGTLQFGAAALYPVRQEDDVCGLLAVSLKATRTWTPRDRAIFEAVGHGLSLAAERAAHVRRVDEEREATAAFAAFTEAVGVETDGPTLVERAMRVVRASLSHVSVAYYELDDTEWKARLLSEDVTPDLAEELRQGVPRVAPNPASREAEPQFVDGWNATGDRAPRATEYGAAAFLPLRVRGETRRLFALATREARAWTERERSLARAVARGLTLAFERAAVAHALEAANTALESFGELAHDLAFETDSLAIVKRAQEIVLSLLPRGVCLYYEPHGGFWHNRVQTGPLGPALQKVVDASLRFEDATNLTAPWRTLPPYFQDEYDRSTDNLREVTGQIGATATVPLVVHGVPRGVFAVALFGARAWSAGDRVVLETATRHLKLALERAETARELERQRAALKASNEDLESFSYSVSHDLRAPLRHVSGFSSMLRRALERGDEAQMRRALAVIEQAVERANVLIDALLQFSRLSRQSVRRDPVDLGALVRDVRAEAEQEAAGREVEWVVHELPTVPGDAALLRQVLANLLTNAVKYSAKAPRLRVEVGADERPGEVVVFVRDQGAGFDARYVGKLFGVFQRLHSDAEFAGIGIGLATVRRIVERYGGRVWAESTLGEGATFFFAWPLNS; from the coding sequence ATGCCCGACTTCTCGACTTCCACTGACACGAACCGCTTGGGACGCGCCTTCGAGGCGTTGCCCGACCCGTTCTTCGTGCTCGATTCCGATTGGCGCGTCACCTTTCTCAACGGTGCCGCCGCCGCCTTCGTCGATCGAAGCGAGGCGGCCCTGCAGGGCCGCGTGCTGTGGGAGGTGTTTCCCGGCGTTATCGGCTCGAGCTTCGAGGTTTCGCTTCGCCTCGCCCGGAGCGAGGCGAAGCTCGTGGAGGACGAGGCGTACTTCTCACGCTTCGGGCGCTGGGTGGAGGTGCGGGCCTTTCCCGTCGACGATGGGCTCGCCGTGCACGTTCGGGACGTCACGGCCCGCAAGGACGCCCAGCGCCGAGCGCAGGCCCTGCGTGAAGTCACGCTCGCCCTCGCGCGGCCCTTGACCCGGGACGAGGTGGTGCGCGCCGTGCTCACCCTCGCCTTGCCCGCCCTCGGCGCCTACGCGGGCCTCATCGCGCGTCTCACGCCCGAAGGCGACGCCTTGGAAGTCGAGCAGACCGCCGGGTATCCCGTCGAAATCGCCCGCACGTGGCGACGGCACCCCCTCGAGGCGCCCCTGCCCGTCACGACGTGCGTGCGAGAAAACCGCGTGGTGTTGCTGCCCGAGGCGGAGTTGGACGGCGATCCCACCTTGCGTCGACATCGCACGCCCACGACCCGCAGCCTCGCGGCGCTTCCCTTGCGCTTCGGCGACAAGGTGACCGGTGCCTTGCTCGTCGCGTTCGATGTCGCGCACGCCTTCGACGCGGCGCAACGGGCGTTTCTGGAAGACGTGGCGGCTCAGGGCGCGGCGGCATTGGAGCGCGCGCACGCGTTCGACACGGAGGTGCGCGCCGCTCGCCACGCGAGGGCGCTCGTGGAATTGGGCGCGCGACTCATCGAGGCGCAGCGGTTCGAGGACGTGACGGACGCGGCACTTCTCGTCGGGCGCCGGGCGTCGGGCGCGTACGCGGCGGCCCTCTACCGCTTGGAGGACGGCCGTCTCGTCGAAATAGAGCGACAAGATGACGAGCACGATTCGAGAGCGTGGCGAACCGTCGACTTGTCGTCGCCGTTTCTCGCCGCCCTCGACGTCACGAGCGCGCCGCATTTCCTGATGGCCGAGGCTGTCGCGCGCCTGGCGCCCGACGTGAGGCTGGGCGAGACGACGCGGGCGATCGCGTTGCTGCCCTTGCGCGTACGCGATCGCCCGCTCGGCCTGCTGCTCTTCGCGTTCGACCACACGCCGACTTTCGACGATCTCAAGCGCGGCTTTCTCACGGCCGTGGCTTCTCAAACGGCGCTCGCGCTCGAACGGGTGGCGCTCGCGCATCGCTCGCAAGAAGAGCGCGACCGTTACCGCGTGCTGTTGACCGTCACGAACGACGCCGTGTGGGACTGGCAACTCCACGAGGACCTTGTGACTTGGAACGAGGGCATCTCGAACTTGTTCGGCTACGCGCTGCATGCCAAGGAGACCACGGGCGAGTGGTGGAAGGATCACATCCACCCGCACGACCGATCGCGCGTCCTGAGCGGAATCGACGCCGCTCTCGAAGGAAGCGTGGACGAGTGGCGCGACGAGTACCGCTTTCGCCGCGCCGACGGATCGTACGCCCTCGTCCTCGATCGCGGCCAAGTGCTGCGGGGCGTGGACGGACGGGCCGTTCGCATGATCGGCGGAATGACGGACCTCAGCGAGCGCGAACGGCACCGCGTGGAGCTTCAAGAAGTCAACGCGTCGCTCGAACGCCGCATCGCGGAGCGGACCGAAGCGCTGCAAGCCGAGACGGCCGCGCTTTCCGCCTTCGCGGCGTTCACGCGCGCCGTCGGCAACGAGACCAACTTGCACGCCCTCGCGCGCCTCGCGCTCGAGACCCTCATGAGCGCCTTCGGGGAAGGGGGCGCGGTGTACTACGACCGCGAGCGTGACGAATGGAAGGCCGCCGTGTGGGCGGGCGAGAGCATCGACGAGACGGGACTCTTGCCCAATTCGTCACCGCGCGCCGCGATGTTCGCCGACGCGCGTGCCCGAGAGGACGGCCTCGGCGGCGGTACGCTTCAGTTCGGCGCCGCCGCCTTGTATCCCGTGCGACAGGAAGACGACGTTTGCGGCCTTCTCGCCGTGAGCCTCAAGGCGACGCGCACGTGGACGCCGCGCGACCGCGCGATCTTCGAGGCGGTCGGGCACGGCCTCAGCCTCGCCGCCGAGCGGGCAGCGCACGTGCGCCGCGTCGACGAGGAACGCGAGGCGACGGCCGCGTTCGCCGCGTTCACTGAGGCGGTCGGAGTGGAGACGGACGGGCCGACGCTCGTCGAGCGCGCGATGCGCGTCGTGCGGGCCTCGCTGTCGCACGTCAGCGTGGCGTACTACGAACTCGACGACACGGAATGGAAAGCGCGTCTGCTGTCCGAGGACGTGACGCCCGACCTCGCCGAGGAGTTGCGCCAGGGCGTGCCGCGCGTGGCGCCGAATCCCGCCTCACGTGAGGCAGAGCCGCAGTTCGTGGATGGTTGGAACGCGACCGGCGACCGTGCGCCGCGCGCGACCGAGTACGGCGCGGCGGCCTTTTTGCCGTTGCGCGTGCGCGGCGAGACGCGGCGCTTGTTCGCTCTCGCGACACGTGAAGCGCGAGCGTGGACCGAGCGCGAGCGCAGCCTCGCGAGGGCCGTGGCGCGCGGTCTCACGCTCGCCTTCGAACGCGCGGCGGTCGCGCACGCCCTCGAAGCGGCCAACACCGCGCTGGAGAGTTTCGGAGAGCTCGCGCACGACCTCGCGTTCGAAACGGATTCCCTGGCGATCGTGAAGCGGGCGCAGGAAATCGTGCTGTCGCTGCTGCCCAGAGGCGTGTGCTTGTACTACGAACCGCACGGCGGCTTTTGGCACAACCGGGTGCAGACGGGACCGCTCGGCCCAGCATTGCAGAAGGTGGTCGACGCGAGCTTGCGGTTCGAGGACGCCACGAACCTCACGGCGCCGTGGCGCACCTTGCCGCCGTACTTTCAAGACGAGTACGACCGCTCCACGGACAACTTGCGCGAGGTGACGGGACAGATCGGGGCGACGGCGACGGTACCGCTCGTCGTTCACGGCGTGCCGCGCGGCGTGTTCGCCGTCGCGCTGTTCGGGGCGCGCGCGTGGAGTGCCGGCGACCGCGTCGTCCTGGAAACCGCCACGCGGCATTTGAAGCTCGCGCTGGAACGCGCGGAGACGGCGCGGGAACTGGAGCGGCAACGAGCGGCCCTGAAGGCGTCGAATGAGGACCTCGAAAGCTTCTCGTACTCCGTGTCGCACGACTTGCGCGCGCCGCTACGGCACGTGAGCGGCTTCTCGAGCATGCTGCGCCGCGCCTTGGAGCGCGGCGACGAGGCGCAAATGCGGCGGGCGCTCGCCGTGATCGAGCAGGCCGTGGAGCGTGCGAACGTGCTCATCGACGCCCTGTTGCAGTTCTCGCGCTTGTCACGTCAGTCGGTGCGGCGCGACCCGGTGGACCTCGGCGCGCTCGTTCGCGATGTGCGCGCCGAGGCGGAGCAGGAAGCGGCGGGGCGCGAGGTGGAGTGGGTCGTGCACGAACTGCCGACGGTGCCGGGCGACGCCGCGTTGCTGCGTCAGGTCTTGGCGAACTTGTTGACGAACGCGGTGAAGTACAGCGCGAAAGCGCCGCGGCTTCGCGTGGAGGTCGGCGCGGACGAGCGTCCGGGTGAAGTCGTGGTGTTCGTGCGCGATCAGGGCGCGGGATTCGACGCGCGTTACGTCGGCAAGCTCTTCGGAGTCTTCCAGCGCTTGCACTCCGACGCGGAGTTCGCGGGCATCGGCATCGGCTTGGCGACGGTGCGGCGTATCGTGGAGCGCTATGGCGGGCGGGTGTGGGCCGAGTCGACGCTCGGTGAGGGTGCCACGTTCTTCTTCGCTTGGCCGCTGAATTCGTAA
- a CDS encoding YceI family protein — protein sequence MNWTIDPAHTTLEFAVKHMGLSTVKGRFRALDGTVVTDERGALQGLEVTVDVNSLDTAEQNRDGHLRSPDFFDVASYPTATFKSTRVEAKGGQEYRVTGDLVIRGVSREVTLDVETTPAVKDPWGNQRAAAEAKGKINRKEFGLTWNQVLEFGALLVSEDVRLTIDVQAVQSANAAD from the coding sequence ATGAACTGGACGATCGACCCCGCGCACACCACCCTCGAATTCGCCGTCAAGCATATGGGCCTCAGCACCGTCAAAGGCCGCTTTCGCGCCCTCGACGGCACCGTCGTGACCGACGAGCGCGGCGCCCTGCAAGGGCTCGAGGTCACCGTCGACGTCAACAGCCTCGATACCGCCGAGCAAAACCGCGACGGCCACCTGCGCTCTCCCGACTTCTTCGACGTCGCCTCGTACCCCACGGCCACCTTCAAGAGCACCCGCGTCGAAGCCAAGGGCGGCCAAGAGTACCGCGTGACGGGCGACCTCGTCATTCGCGGCGTGAGCCGAGAAGTCACGCTCGACGTCGAAACCACGCCCGCCGTCAAGGACCCCTGGGGCAACCAGCGCGCTGCCGCCGAGGCCAAAGGCAAAATCAACCGCAAGGAATTCGGCCTGACCTGGAACCAAGTGCTGGAATTCGGCGCCCTGCTTGTCAGCGAGGACGTGCGCCTCACGATCGACGTGCAAGCCGTGCAAAGCGCGAACGCCGCCGACTGA
- a CDS encoding vWA domain-containing protein codes for MTNDATTPRLELLPLRAALPSGRDHDLPLLVRVHPAPAPLTPNTRPPLNLALVIDRSGSMSGEPLEMAKKAAIAALRQCRPTDRVGVVAFDDTVRIVVPSTLVGDVEALESAVQGIDAGGMTALHDGWFEGAREAAAHLQEGALNRVVVLSDGQANVGLTDRAEIAARIRGLTQRGVSTTAIGLGAHYDEDLLLAMANAGDGNFEHVEDASRLPTLFEEELRGLMRTTGRTVSLGVEPNPELGVQVLRVLNDLRRNEFGRLMLPNLTDPHPVDILVTLRVAAAATRDARRIGVTRMRLAWTDARGARHKLRAELALDVVSSGTFEALPEHPEVRRVLTLLEASSAKRDAVRAMDAGDWATARQSFRRSIDIVASAPLRTPDMEAELQQNQTLLDDFESGKDKLSRKRAVSQDYDRSHGKPRR; via the coding sequence ATGACGAACGACGCCACGACGCCCCGCCTCGAACTGCTGCCCCTGCGCGCCGCCCTGCCGAGCGGGCGGGACCACGACCTGCCCTTGCTCGTGCGCGTTCACCCCGCGCCCGCTCCACTCACGCCCAACACGCGCCCGCCTCTGAACCTCGCGCTCGTCATCGACCGCAGCGGTTCCATGAGCGGCGAGCCCCTCGAAATGGCCAAGAAGGCGGCGATCGCCGCGTTGCGCCAATGCCGCCCCACGGACCGCGTCGGCGTCGTCGCGTTCGACGACACCGTTCGCATCGTCGTGCCCTCGACGCTCGTGGGAGACGTTGAAGCGCTCGAATCGGCCGTGCAGGGCATCGACGCGGGCGGCATGACGGCCCTGCACGACGGGTGGTTCGAAGGCGCGCGGGAAGCCGCCGCGCACCTCCAAGAAGGCGCGCTCAACCGCGTCGTCGTGCTCAGCGACGGTCAAGCGAACGTCGGCCTCACCGATCGCGCCGAGATCGCCGCGCGCATTCGCGGTTTGACGCAGCGAGGCGTGAGCACGACTGCCATTGGCCTCGGCGCGCACTATGACGAGGACTTGCTGCTCGCCATGGCGAACGCGGGCGACGGGAACTTCGAACACGTCGAGGACGCCTCTCGACTGCCCACCCTCTTCGAGGAAGAACTGCGCGGCCTCATGCGAACCACGGGACGCACCGTGAGCTTGGGAGTGGAGCCCAATCCGGAGCTCGGCGTGCAGGTCCTTCGCGTGCTCAACGACCTTCGGCGCAACGAATTCGGACGCCTCATGCTACCCAACCTCACCGATCCGCATCCCGTGGACATCCTCGTGACGTTGCGCGTGGCGGCGGCCGCCACGCGCGACGCGCGGCGAATCGGGGTGACGCGCATGCGCTTGGCGTGGACGGACGCGCGCGGCGCACGGCACAAGCTGCGCGCGGAGCTCGCCCTCGACGTCGTCTCGTCCGGGACCTTCGAAGCGTTGCCCGAGCATCCCGAGGTGCGGCGCGTCCTGACGCTTCTCGAAGCGAGCTCCGCCAAGCGTGACGCCGTGCGCGCGATGGACGCGGGCGATTGGGCAACCGCGCGGCAGTCGTTCCGGCGCTCGATCGACATCGTCGCCAGCGCGCCGCTCCGGACGCCCGACATGGAAGCCGAATTGCAACAGAACCAAACGCTGCTGGACGATTTCGAGAGCGGGAAGGACAAGCTTAGCCGCAAGCGCGCGGTGAGCCAGGACTACGACCGCTCGCACGGCAAGCCTCGGCGCTGA
- the rpsO gene encoding 30S ribosomal protein S15, which yields MSIDKQAVIAEHQKGSTDTGSTSVQVALLTERINNLSRHLTANRKDKHGQRGLQMLNGQRRRLLKYLERTNYEEYIALTDRLGIRRGQRIVR from the coding sequence ATGTCTATCGACAAACAGGCGGTCATCGCCGAACACCAAAAGGGCTCGACCGACACGGGAAGCACCAGCGTGCAAGTCGCTCTCCTCACCGAGCGCATCAACAACCTCAGCCGTCACCTGACCGCGAACCGCAAGGACAAGCACGGTCAGCGCGGCCTGCAGATGCTCAACGGTCAGCGTCGCCGCCTCCTGAAGTACTTGGAGCGCACGAACTACGAGGAGTACATCGCCCTCACGGACCGTCTCGGCATCCGCCGCGGCCAGCGCATCGTTCGCTGA
- a CDS encoding cytochrome P450, with amino-acid sequence MTTSDRTASPPRCPVHDDTASFTRRTASDAPREGAVERDEHGLYRVRSLSAAREVLRSEDARQAGFMAEVAGGVKQLHNLPVLFEEGEKHHEMRRSTARYFTPTHVATYQPMIAALADDLVGELARVGEANLDDLSLKLAVNVAARVVGLTSSRLPGLERRVIAFVESGANSEPGAASGATSRMEAWRQQANMALFYLLDVKPAIQARRTRRRDDLISHLLDRGYNDVEIMTECLTYGTAGMVTTREFISVAAWHLLRDAALRAEYVHGTEPQRHAVLHEILRLEPVVTTLYRRAERPIVLNDLTIPEGSVLALDVQEANTDPAAFGEDAQQICPGRALPRGVQAPALSFGDGHHRCPGAFLAIRESDVFLRRLLLWQDLEIVSEPRLRFNEVVKGYELRGFRVRLGRSKART; translated from the coding sequence ATGACGACGTCCGACCGCACTGCGTCCCCCCCGAGATGTCCCGTTCACGACGACACCGCCTCGTTCACCCGCCGCACCGCCTCCGACGCGCCCCGAGAAGGCGCGGTCGAGCGCGACGAGCACGGCCTCTACCGCGTACGCAGCCTGTCCGCCGCCCGCGAGGTGCTGCGTTCTGAGGACGCGCGTCAAGCCGGTTTCATGGCGGAAGTCGCGGGCGGCGTGAAGCAACTCCACAATCTGCCCGTCTTGTTCGAGGAAGGCGAGAAGCACCATGAGATGCGCCGCTCCACCGCTCGGTACTTCACGCCCACCCACGTCGCGACGTACCAACCCATGATCGCCGCGCTCGCCGACGACTTGGTCGGCGAACTCGCGCGGGTGGGCGAAGCGAACCTCGACGACCTCAGCCTCAAGCTCGCCGTGAACGTCGCCGCCCGCGTCGTGGGTCTCACCAGTAGCCGCCTGCCGGGCTTGGAGCGACGCGTCATCGCCTTCGTCGAAAGCGGCGCGAACAGCGAACCCGGCGCCGCGTCCGGCGCGACGAGCCGGATGGAAGCGTGGCGGCAGCAAGCGAACATGGCGCTGTTCTACCTGCTCGACGTCAAACCCGCCATCCAGGCGCGCCGAACGCGGCGCCGAGACGACCTCATCAGCCATCTGCTGGACCGCGGGTACAACGACGTGGAAATCATGACGGAGTGCCTCACGTACGGCACGGCGGGCATGGTGACTACCCGCGAGTTCATCAGCGTCGCCGCTTGGCACTTGCTGCGCGACGCCGCGCTTCGCGCCGAGTACGTCCACGGTACCGAACCGCAGCGCCACGCCGTCTTGCACGAGATCTTGCGGCTCGAACCGGTCGTGACGACGCTGTACCGACGCGCCGAGCGGCCGATCGTCTTGAACGACCTCACCATTCCTGAGGGAAGCGTGCTGGCCCTCGACGTGCAGGAAGCCAACACCGATCCGGCCGCGTTCGGCGAGGACGCACAACAAATCTGCCCTGGCCGCGCCTTGCCGCGTGGCGTGCAAGCGCCCGCCCTCTCGTTCGGCGACGGTCATCACCGCTGCCCGGGCGCGTTCCTCGCGATTCGCGAATCGGACGTGTTTTTGCGGCGCCTGCTGTTGTGGCAGGACCTCGAGATCGTTTCCGAGCCTCGGCTGCGCTTCAACGAGGTCGTGAAAGGCTATGAACTGCGCGGATTCCGCGTGCGCTTGGGACGCTCGAAGGCGCGGACGTAG
- a CDS encoding response regulator, with amino-acid sequence MTAPHVLLVDNDILDLELAKRILEDLEPAPCVTTADNGEEALAYLASLDRLPDLVLLDVNMPRLNGFDVLECLRRSARSAKLPIVLLSTSREERDVRRGLASGATEYRVKPSRLDALEALLQDLVTRWCRPAATLFSMPTE; translated from the coding sequence TTGACCGCCCCCCACGTTCTGCTCGTCGACAACGACATTCTCGATCTCGAACTCGCCAAGCGCATCTTGGAGGACCTCGAACCCGCGCCGTGCGTCACGACGGCGGATAACGGCGAGGAAGCCTTGGCGTATCTCGCGTCGCTCGATCGTTTGCCGGATCTCGTGTTGCTCGACGTGAACATGCCGCGTCTCAACGGTTTCGACGTCCTCGAATGCTTGCGGCGAAGCGCTCGCTCCGCCAAACTTCCCATCGTGCTGCTCAGCACTTCGCGCGAGGAGCGAGACGTGCGGCGAGGCTTGGCGAGCGGAGCGACCGAGTACCGCGTGAAGCCCTCGCGCCTCGACGCTCTCGAGGCCCTGCTGCAAGACCTCGTGACCCGCTGGTGCCGCCCGGCAGCGACGCTGTTCTCGATGCCGACCGAGTAG
- a CDS encoding response regulator transcription factor codes for MKTILIVEDNHGIREMVREYLSEHGYKVKVASNGVEGLLEARHTPPDLILLDVMMPGMDGLEFIRKYRASSGTPVIFLTAKDSELDKVLGLELGADDYVTKPFSMAELLARVKVQLRRQDAAPQIGPVRAGEVELDASTRSFRVRGQDVTLTRSEFELMELFVRHPLRVFSRLELLEHLQEEALGSERTIDVHVRNLRGKIEAEPSKPKLLETVFGVGYRFNPGSGA; via the coding sequence ATGAAGACGATTTTGATCGTGGAAGACAACCACGGCATTCGAGAAATGGTTCGCGAGTACCTCTCCGAGCACGGATACAAAGTCAAGGTGGCGAGCAACGGCGTCGAAGGCTTGCTCGAAGCGCGGCACACCCCGCCCGACCTGATTCTGCTCGACGTCATGATGCCCGGCATGGACGGCTTGGAGTTCATTCGCAAGTACCGCGCTTCGAGCGGCACGCCCGTGATCTTCCTCACCGCCAAGGACTCTGAACTCGACAAGGTGCTCGGCCTAGAGCTCGGCGCGGACGATTACGTCACGAAGCCTTTCTCGATGGCGGAACTTCTCGCGCGCGTGAAAGTGCAACTGCGCCGCCAAGACGCCGCCCCGCAGATCGGGCCCGTACGGGCAGGCGAAGTGGAGCTCGACGCGAGCACGCGATCGTTTCGCGTGCGCGGGCAGGACGTGACGTTGACGCGCAGCGAGTTCGAGCTCATGGAGTTGTTCGTGCGGCATCCCCTGCGGGTGTTTTCGCGACTGGAATTGCTGGAGCACTTGCAGGAAGAAGCGCTCGGGTCGGAACGTACCATCGACGTGCACGTGCGGAACTTGCGCGGAAAGATCGAGGCCGAGCCGAGCAAGCCCAAGCTTTTGGAGACGGTGTTCGGCGTCGGTTACCGCTTCAATCCGGGATCTGGCGCGTGA